The segment ACGAATGGGGCATGCCGCTCCTGGCCATGGTCTACGCCCGTGGACCGAAAATCAAATCCGAATGGGATCCGGCCACCGTGGCGCACTGTGCCCGACTGGCCGAGGAGCTCGGCGCCGACGTGATCAAGGTCGTCTACACCGGCGATCCGGAATCCTTCGCCACGGTCACGGAAAGCTGCTGCGTGCCCGTGGTCATTGCCGGCGGCCCACGCATGGATTCTCCCCGCGAAATCCTGCAAATGGCGCACGACTCCATCGCCGCTGGCGGGGCGGGCCTATCCATGGGACGCAATATCTTCCAGGCCGACGATCCAACCAGATTGGTTCAGGCCCTGCACGCCGTGGTACACATGGAATACAGCGTCGACCAAGCCCTGGCCCTACTCGAAGAACCTAAAATCTAAGGGCAGACCATGAAAAACGTCATCTTTTCCGGCATCCCCTTTGACAAAGGCGAAATCACCCTGGCCCTGGAATCTGGTGTGGACGCCGTCATTGTCGAGTCCGCGCACGTCGCCTCTGTCCAGGCCCTGAGCAAAACGCCGGTCCTGGCCGCCGAAGAACAAGCCTTTATCCGCCTGGACAGTAAGGCTGACGAAGAAGAAGCCGTGCGTCTTTTAGTCCAGGGCCGAAACGTCATCCTGAAAGAAGGCTGGGAAATCATTCCCGTCGAAAACATCCTGGCCCAGTCCGAAAATCTGGCCGTGGAAGTGGCCAGTCTGGATCGGGCGAGGCTGGCCGCCGGCATCCTGGAACGCGGGGTCAAAACCGTGCTTGTCCTGCCGTCCGCCGTCTACGATCTGAAAACCATTGTCCGCGAACTCAAACTCAGCCAGGGCACCATGGAATTGGAAACCGCGATCATCACCAATGTCACATCCGCCGGTCTTGGCCATCGCGTCTGTGTGGACACCATGAGCCTGATGAAATCCGGCCAAGGCATGCTGGTCGGCAACTCCAGCGCCTTCACCTTCCTGATCAACGCCGAAACCGAATCCAACCCTTATGTGGCGCCACGTCCCTTCCGCATCAATGCCGGAGCCGTGCACGCCTACGCGGCCATGCCCGGCGACAAAACCACCTATCTCGACGAGCTGAAAACCGGCTCCGAGGTGCTCATTGTCGGCGCCGACGGCGCGACCACCCTGGCCACGGTCGGCCGTTGCAAGGTGGAGATCCGGCCCATGCTGCTCATCGAAGCGGAAACCAGCGGCAAGAGCGGGACCATCTTCCTGCAAAACGCCGAGACCATCCGGCTGGTCCGGGCCGACGGTTCCCCGGTCAGCGTGGTCGACCTGCAGGTCGGCGACAAGGTGCTCTGCCGCACAGACCAGGCCGGACGGCATTTCGGCATGCGCATCACCGAGGACATCAAGGAATAGCCCATGATCAACGACGCCACCGCCCGCCTGACGGAAATACGGACGCAGATCGACGACCTGGACGACCGCATCGTCGACCTGCTCAACAAGCGGGCAACCCTCAGCCGCGAGGTGGGACACATCAAATCCCATTCCCTGGACATGGTATTCAAACCCTTCCGGGAAAAGGAAGTCCTGAACCGACTGACGGCCGTAAGTTCCGGCATCCTCCCCGAAGACCACCTGCGGGCCATCTACCGAGAAATCATTTCCTCCTCGCGCCGCCTGCAACAACCGCAAATCGTGGCCTACCTCGGGCCCGAAGGCACGTTCACCCATCAGGCCGCCCTGGAGTACCTGGGTCGATCCATGGACTTCTCGCCCTGTCCGACCCTGCACGACGTCTTTCTGACCGTGGCCTCGCGCAAGGCCGACCTGGGCGTCATTCCACTGGAAAATTCCCTGCAGGGCAGCGTCGGGCAGAGCCTGGATCTCTTCCTGCAATACAATGTCTATATCCATGCCGAGCTGTTCAGCCGCATCAGTCACGCCCTGCTGGCCACGGGGAGCGATCTGTCCCAGGTACGCCGGGTTTATTCCCATCCCCAGGCCCTGGCCCAATGCTCCGGCTGGCTCAGAACCAACATCCCGCAGGCCGAGGTCATTCCCGTGGACAGCACCGCCGCGGCCGCGGCCCTGGCCGAGCAGGAAGGCAACGGTGCCGCGGCCATTGGCCATCCCCGGCTGGTGGAACGCTACGGTTTGACGGCCGTGGCCCTGGATATCCAGGATCTGCCCGACAACTGGACCCGTTTTCTGGTCATTGGACCGACCCCGACCCAGGGCAGCAGTCGGGACAAAACCTCGCTCCTCTTCACCACGCCGGACCGTCCCGGCGCCCTGGCCGCCATTTTGAACCTGCTGGCCGACCAGGGGCTCAATCTGACCAAACTCGAATCACGCCCGCTCAAAGGCGAAAAATGGAAATACGTCTTTTTCATGGACGTGGAATGCGACTTGTCCCAGGACCAATATGAAAACACCATGAACCATCTGACCAAGCTTTGTCATACCATGCGCGTGCTCGGAAGCTATCCTACCGGACCGCAACTCTACGGCACCGGCATGACGCGGGAGTCCGCATGAACACGATCACCATCACCGCGCCCTCCTCCAAATCCCTGTCCCATCGGGCGCTCATCTGCGCGGCCCTGGCCAATGGCGAATCGCTGCTGGAAGGGGTGCTGGACAGCCAGGATCTGGCCCGTACCACGGATTGTCTGCGCGGCCTGGGCGCGGTCATCGAAGCGCGCGGCGACAGGATCTTCGTGCGCGGCATCGGAACTGGCCGGGCATGCCCCCCCCAAGACGTGGTGGACATGAACGTGGGCGAGTCCGGCACCACCTGCCGGCTGATGATGGGCGTGGTCACGGCCGTGCCCGGCATCTACCGTTTCCACGGCGAGGGCCGCATGCACGACCGTCCCGTGGCCGATCTAACCGAGGCCCTGGCCCAACAAGGCGTGCGCGTGACCTTCGAGGACAAGATCGGCTACCCGCCCCTGGTCCTGTCCAGCCCCGGCCTTGTCGGCGGCGAGGTGGTCATCAACCTGGAACAGAGCAGTCAGTACCTCTCGGGC is part of the Deltaproteobacteria bacterium genome and harbors:
- a CDS encoding fructose-bisphosphate aldolase (catalyzes the reversible formation of fructose 1,6-bisphosphate from glycerone phosphate and D-glyceraldehyde 3-phosphate): MNMGKSVRLERIFNRNTGRSIIVPLDHGTTVGPIAGLVDMRATVDKVAEGGANAVLMHKGLPRCSHRGHGRDVGLIIHLSASTTLSPFPNAKILVGTVEDGIKLGADAVSVHLNLGDESERDMLRDMGQVASKCNEWGMPLLAMVYARGPKIKSEWDPATVAHCARLAEELGADVIKVVYTGDPESFATVTESCCVPVVIAGGPRMDSPREILQMAHDSIAAGGAGLSMGRNIFQADDPTRLVQALHAVVHMEYSVDQALALLEEPKI
- a CDS encoding 3-dehydroquinate synthase II family protein, with the translated sequence MKNVIFSGIPFDKGEITLALESGVDAVIVESAHVASVQALSKTPVLAAEEQAFIRLDSKADEEEAVRLLVQGRNVILKEGWEIIPVENILAQSENLAVEVASLDRARLAAGILERGVKTVLVLPSAVYDLKTIVRELKLSQGTMELETAIITNVTSAGLGHRVCVDTMSLMKSGQGMLVGNSSAFTFLINAETESNPYVAPRPFRINAGAVHAYAAMPGDKTTYLDELKTGSEVLIVGADGATTLATVGRCKVEIRPMLLIEAETSGKSGTIFLQNAETIRLVRADGSPVSVVDLQVGDKVLCRTDQAGRHFGMRITEDIKE
- the pheA gene encoding prephenate dehydratase; translation: MNDATARLTEIRTQIDDLDDRIVDLLNKRATLSREVGHIKSHSLDMVFKPFREKEVLNRLTAVSSGILPEDHLRAIYREIISSSRRLQQPQIVAYLGPEGTFTHQAALEYLGRSMDFSPCPTLHDVFLTVASRKADLGVIPLENSLQGSVGQSLDLFLQYNVYIHAELFSRISHALLATGSDLSQVRRVYSHPQALAQCSGWLRTNIPQAEVIPVDSTAAAAALAEQEGNGAAAIGHPRLVERYGLTAVALDIQDLPDNWTRFLVIGPTPTQGSSRDKTSLLFTTPDRPGALAAILNLLADQGLNLTKLESRPLKGEKWKYVFFMDVECDLSQDQYENTMNHLTKLCHTMRVLGSYPTGPQLYGTGMTRESA
- a CDS encoding 3-phosphoshikimate 1-carboxyvinyltransferase, whose protein sequence is MNTITITAPSSKSLSHRALICAALANGESLLEGVLDSQDLARTTDCLRGLGAVIEARGDRIFVRGIGTGRACPPQDVVDMNVGESGTTCRLMMGVVTAVPGIYRFHGEGRMHDRPVADLTEALAQQGVRVTFEDKIGYPPLVLSSPGLVGGEVVINLEQSSQYLSG